One window of the Marinilactibacillus sp. Marseille-P9653 genome contains the following:
- a CDS encoding helix-turn-helix domain-containing protein, producing MMEFPERLKQLRLDKGYSQTALANELYVTRQAISKWERGLGKPDHETLKQISCFFNISIDNLLSDSVDLEPNLEPISTGVVLEQALPLNTIAEETYITEPVEKESTLSSPSLKDRLNIRLKSLDSHFMMMSLISLFPIVIHPSTLLLSFPIMLLAYLYNKKRVYYALAIIASLLLVSLETYGYFGAKFGWFTNYEVILLDEDLENIQTDEPSEDENISK from the coding sequence ATGATGGAATTTCCAGAAAGACTCAAACAGTTACGTCTGGATAAAGGCTATTCACAAACGGCGCTTGCAAATGAACTTTATGTCACGCGGCAAGCCATTTCCAAGTGGGAACGTGGACTTGGTAAACCAGATCATGAAACATTAAAACAAATTAGTTGTTTTTTCAATATTTCGATAGATAATTTACTAAGTGATTCAGTCGATTTAGAGCCTAATTTAGAACCGATTTCTACTGGTGTTGTCTTAGAACAAGCTCTGCCTTTGAATACTATAGCTGAGGAAACCTACATAACCGAACCTGTCGAGAAAGAAAGTACTCTTTCTAGTCCGTCTTTAAAAGATCGTTTGAACATTCGCTTAAAATCATTAGATAGTCATTTTATGATGATGAGTTTGATTTCTTTATTTCCTATAGTCATCCATCCATCGACACTTCTATTATCCTTTCCAATTATGTTGTTGGCTTATTTATACAATAAAAAGCGCGTTTATTATGCTTTAGCTATTATTGCTTCTCTCTTATTAGTTTCACTGGAAACTTATGGCTATTTTGGCGCTAAGTTCGGCTGGTTTACCAATTACGAAGTGATTCTTCTAGATGAAGACCTTGAAAATATTCAGACTGATGAACCAAGTGAAGATGAAAACATCTCTAAATGA
- a CDS encoding HAD family hydrolase, which yields MEKQFIFLDVDGTLCTSDGTVSTRTKEAIQKAHVNGHRFFICTGRSKAELTDEVLSLPIDGIIGAGGGYCEVDGKVVFHKVLEKDGLLDLVSYLKEHKVEYYLESNDGLFASTNLKNLLNEMTLRDNPDKGPEALKAITWFTDLLIEDESQIDYDHINKLSFVNQTIPFQKIYDRYSKDFQVIPTTVSAFGKESGEVGVKNIHKQTAIEYVLHYMNEDKAHTMAFGDGHNDVEMFAAVRYGIAMENASEQLLAVADEVTTSNNSDGIAIALERHGLI from the coding sequence ATGGAAAAGCAATTCATATTTCTAGATGTAGATGGGACACTTTGCACTTCAGATGGGACCGTTTCTACACGCACCAAAGAAGCAATTCAAAAAGCACATGTAAATGGCCACCGCTTTTTTATCTGCACAGGTAGATCGAAAGCAGAGTTAACCGACGAAGTTTTATCTTTACCGATTGATGGTATTATTGGAGCGGGCGGAGGATACTGCGAAGTCGATGGTAAAGTCGTATTTCATAAAGTTCTCGAAAAAGACGGATTACTCGATTTAGTTTCCTATTTAAAAGAACATAAAGTAGAGTATTATCTAGAATCTAACGATGGTCTATTCGCGAGTACAAATTTGAAAAACTTACTCAACGAAATGACGTTAAGAGACAACCCTGACAAAGGTCCGGAAGCACTTAAAGCAATCACATGGTTCACAGATTTATTGATTGAAGACGAGAGTCAGATTGACTATGATCACATTAATAAATTAAGTTTTGTAAATCAGACGATTCCTTTCCAAAAAATCTATGACCGTTACAGTAAAGATTTCCAGGTTATTCCGACAACTGTTTCTGCTTTTGGTAAAGAAAGTGGCGAAGTTGGCGTTAAAAATATTCATAAACAAACTGCTATAGAATATGTACTGCATTACATGAATGAAGATAAAGCCCACACGATGGCCTTTGGTGATGGTCATAATGATGTTGAGATGTTTGCGGCTGTCCGTTACGGTATTGCAATGGAAAATGCTAGTGAACAATTGTTAGCTGTTGCAGATGAAGTGACTACATCAAATAATTCTGACGGTATCGCCATTGCTTTAGAGCGTCATGGATTGATTTAA
- a CDS encoding DUF5626 family protein — protein sequence MKTILLASIWAMGWNTISMNETVEASEVFSYDMNVGGEQSAYIETESGIDLLVTIVEIDEPVQNQSFNRVSSSLELENKTYLVKGSLPLYWDASYKITVNNRLITRAFESKVTPLSGKISQRKLIRESSNKRARLEFKVSPLIGSDKSGKLVSTINGSQLIISK from the coding sequence ATGAAAACCATTTTATTAGCATCAATCTGGGCTATGGGTTGGAATACGATTTCGATGAATGAGACGGTAGAAGCCAGCGAAGTTTTTTCATATGATATGAATGTCGGAGGAGAACAGTCTGCATATATCGAAACAGAATCAGGTATTGATTTATTGGTGACGATAGTTGAAATCGATGAACCCGTTCAAAATCAATCTTTTAATAGGGTTAGTTCATCGTTAGAACTAGAAAACAAGACCTACTTAGTAAAAGGTTCGTTGCCGCTGTATTGGGATGCAAGCTATAAGATTACAGTAAACAACCGACTCATTACTAGAGCATTTGAATCTAAAGTTACGCCATTATCTGGAAAAATATCGCAAAGAAAACTGATCAGAGAAAGTTCCAATAAAAGAGCACGTTTGGAATTTAAAGTCAGTCCTTTAATCGGTTCGGATAAAAGTGGAAAGTTGGTTTCAACGATCAATGGGAGTCAACTCATTATCTCCAAATAA
- a CDS encoding amino acid ABC transporter ATP-binding protein, with translation MISVKHLKKSFGKNEVLKDINEEINQGEVVVVIGPSGSGKSTFLRCLNLLEEPTDGEIVFEGTPLTGLKEQDLNQLRQKMGMVFQQFNLFPHMTVQKNLMISPVQSKGIDQSKAEEKAGQLLKQVGLGDKLDAYPSSLSGGQKQRVAIARALAMDPDVMLFDEPTSALDPEMVGEVLNVMNQLATSGMTMVVVTHEMGFAREVADRVLFMDDGYIVEQGTPDEIFQNPQHPRTKDFLAKIL, from the coding sequence ATGATTAGTGTGAAACATTTAAAAAAATCGTTTGGAAAAAATGAAGTATTAAAAGATATCAATGAAGAAATTAACCAAGGGGAAGTCGTTGTTGTTATCGGTCCTTCTGGTTCCGGGAAGTCAACATTCTTGCGTTGCTTGAATCTATTGGAAGAACCTACTGATGGGGAAATAGTATTTGAAGGCACACCGTTGACTGGACTAAAAGAGCAGGATCTGAATCAATTGCGTCAAAAAATGGGTATGGTTTTCCAACAATTCAATTTATTCCCGCATATGACTGTACAGAAAAATCTAATGATTTCACCGGTACAAAGTAAAGGGATAGATCAATCTAAGGCAGAGGAAAAAGCTGGTCAATTACTCAAACAAGTAGGGCTAGGCGACAAGTTAGATGCGTATCCATCTAGTTTGTCTGGTGGGCAGAAGCAGCGTGTGGCAATTGCACGTGCTTTAGCAATGGATCCAGACGTCATGCTATTTGATGAACCAACTTCGGCTCTAGATCCTGAGATGGTTGGAGAAGTTTTAAACGTTATGAACCAATTGGCTACATCTGGGATGACCATGGTGGTTGTAACGCATGAAATGGGATTTGCGAGAGAAGTAGCCGATCGCGTACTATTCATGGATGACGGCTATATTGTTGAACAAGGCACACCGGACGAAATATTCCAAAATCCTCAACATCCAAGAACAAAAGATTTCTTAGCGAAAATTCTTTAA